One segment of Salvelinus fontinalis isolate EN_2023a chromosome 12, ASM2944872v1, whole genome shotgun sequence DNA contains the following:
- the LOC129867116 gene encoding metallothionein A: MDPCECSKTGSCNCGGSCKCSNCACTSCKKASCCDCCPSGCSKCASGCVCKGKTCDTSCCQ; the protein is encoded by the exons ATGGATCCTTGTGAATGCTCCAAAA CTGGATCTTGCAACTGCGGTGGATCCTGCAAGTGCTCCAACTGCGCATGCACCAGTTGTAAGAAAGCAA GTTGCTGTGACTGCTGTCCCTCCGGCTGCAGCAAGTGTGCCTCAGGCTGCGTGTGCAAGGGCAAGACTTGTGATACCAGCTGTTGTCAGTAA